The nucleotide sequence TCCAATCCGGCCATATCCCACGATCGCCACGGTTTTGCCCTGTAACTGATGACCGATCTGTTTATTCCAATCCCCTTTATGAAGCGAGGCGTTCATGATCTGCACCTGACGCATCACCGACAGCAGACACCCCAGCGTCATCTCCGCCACCGCTTCTGTGGGCCCATTCGGCGTATTAAAAACCTTCACCCCCAGCTCCGCAGCCGCCGATTCATCCACATTCGACATCCCTGAACCGCAGCGCGATATCACCTTTAACTGCGGAACCACCGCCGACAGCACCTCCCGATCCAGCGGTTCCAAACCCGCAATCAACCCATCGATCCCCTGCAGCAGGGCGAACGTTTCCTCTTTCGTATACCGCCGCTTATATGGATTATGCACAATTTCACACCCTGCTTCTTCCAGCAACTTCAGCGGCGCGTCATCCAGTGCCCCATAAGAAGAGGGACCAATTAATACTCTCATATCATTCTCCTAATATTGTATGACACGGTTAGTACGTGGCGCGGGTTTGCAACCCGCGATCCCGCAATGCAAAAGCTCCGACTTTTGCTCTGGTTGCACAACGTGGCGCGGGTTTGCAACCCGCGACCCCGCAATGCAAAAGAACCGTTTTGCTCGGGTTGCACAAATGGCGGACTGCAAGTCCGCCCTACTTCACATCCATGCACGGGCGTAATCATCCGTCGAAACCTTCTCTATGCCAGCACCAGAAACCAGTCCCGGCGTTACAACCAATCCGGGAGCAATATTCAGATGGGGATACGTCTGCCTGAACTGTGTAATCCCTCTTGTATCGCGGCGACGAGGCGACATTGTCAGTTTCACTTCCACAGGATAATATACCGCATCACGCTCCAACAACAAATCAACCTCAGCGCCACCATGCGAGCGCCAGTGATAGAGTTTCGGACAACTCGATTCCAGCGCCGCCATTTTTCGTATTTCTGCCACCACCGCTGACTCGAACAACGCCCCCGTTTGAGGATGTCCCTCAAGGGTCCTGGGTGATGACATCTGCTGCAAATAACAAGCCAACCCGGTATCGCCAAAATACCCCTTCGCCTTCCCTGAAATTCGCTTGCTGGCATTTCCACTAAATGCCGGAATTTCAAACCACTGAAAAGTTGCCTTCAGCAGACCCAGCCAGCGCTGTGCCGTTTGCGGAGTGACCCCGATATCCCGACCAAATTTCGAATGATTCACTTCCTGCGCATTCAGCGCCGCAGCCAGCTGTACAAATCGACCGAACTGCTGCCAGTCATCCACTGATGCCAACAGCCGCACATCTCTTTCGATATACGTTCGCAAATACCCCTCGAAATAGGAAGGGATCACATCCAGAGGCAACTGATCGCACTCCGGCAGCCAACCTCGCCATAACTGTTCATAGAGAGAGCGGGACGAAGCAACATCAGCACCCGCTTCTTTCACAAAAACCTTCGGATCAGAAAGCCAGCGATGAAGCCACGACTCCTCTGATGTCGCCTGAGCAATCTC is from Spartobacteria bacterium and encodes:
- a CDS encoding ATP-binding protein; this translates as MYKERSLSKKLLRLAEYFPVVVICGARQVGKSTLLKHLFPDYDMVVFDPVLDVGQARDEPDLFLANHGSKLVLDEIQYAPELVAAIKRQVDTDRRPGRFILTGSQQWSVMKSMAESLAGRAAFVDLEGFSLAEIAQATSEESWLHRWLSDPKVFVKEAGADVASSRSLYEQLWRGWLPECDQLPLDVIPSYFEGYLRTYIERDVRLLASVDDWQQFGRFVQLAAALNAQEVNHSKFGRDIGVTPQTAQRWLGLLKATFQWFEIPAFSGNASKRISGKAKGYFGDTGLACYLQQMSSPRTLEGHPQTGALFESAVVAEIRKMAALESSCPKLYHWRSHGGAEVDLLLERDAVYYPVEVKLTMSPRRRDTRGITQFRQTYPHLNIAPGLVVTPGLVSGAGIEKVSTDDYARAWM
- a CDS encoding hydroxyacid dehydrogenase, with protein sequence MRVLIGPSSYGALDDAPLKLLEEAGCEIVHNPYKRRYTKEETFALLQGIDGLIAGLEPLDREVLSAVVPQLKVISRCGSGMSNVDESAAAELGVKVFNTPNGPTEAVAEMTLGCLLSVMRQVQIMNASLHKGDWNKQIGHQLQGKTVAIVGYGRIGRRVAELLQPFGVTLLIVDPHVTDAATVNFEVALKEADILLFHLAGDVCLLDAAAFQKMKAGMIICNAARGSIIDEHALVDALKRGKVVGAWLDALPKEPYTGRLQDFEQVMLTPHVASYTREGRLNMEMECAENLIRGL